A stretch of Ptychodera flava strain L36383 unplaced genomic scaffold, AS_Pfla_20210202 Scaffold_64__1_contigs__length_706160_pilon, whole genome shotgun sequence DNA encodes these proteins:
- the LOC139128675 gene encoding uncharacterized protein, with amino-acid sequence MGFAGQPEYYVTHNMFLRADDSVFLVVFKIIDVIDFDGTLTEELLTWPRFIKSRISDDHKSDRRPIVIFVASGADMVEKRRGNHAIKVVEEIRTSTKEIFGEYLNIVDETFLLNCHDSRHKDMDRLRICLSDCKREEQIPKLCAKIADIKNKWQINEKFPIWYWPAYVEQVKQIDPLVEEDFLKTATSYLDNIGE; translated from the exons ATGGGATTTGCTGGACAACCAGAATATTACGTCACTCATAATATGTTCTTGAGGGCGGACGATTCAGTGTTCTTGGTTGTGTTCAAAATAATCGATGTAATAGATTTTGATGGTACGCTAACTGAAGAG TTGTTGACGTGGCCGAGGTTCATCAAGTCTAGAATATCAGACGACCACAAATCTGACAGAAGACCAATAGTGATTTTTGTGGCCAGTGGAGCTGATATGGTGGAAAAGCGTCGAGGCAATCATG CAATCAAAGTCGTTGAGGAAATTCGGACAAGTACTAAAGAGATATTCGGGGAATACTTGAACATAGTGGATGAAACATTTCTGCTAAATTGCCATGATTCCCGACATAAGGATATGGACAGACTTCGTATATGTCTATCAGATTGCAAG AGGGAAGAACAAATACCTAAGCTGTGTGCGAAGATTGCAGACATTAAGAACAAATGGCAAATCAACGAGAAGTTCCCAATATGGTATTGGCCTGCCTATGTGGAACAAGTGAAGCAAATAGATCCCTTGGTCGAGGAAGATTTCCTCAAAACGGCTACATCTTACCTTGACAACATCGGAGAGTAg